The sequence below is a genomic window from Dioscorea cayenensis subsp. rotundata cultivar TDr96_F1 chromosome 6, TDr96_F1_v2_PseudoChromosome.rev07_lg8_w22 25.fasta, whole genome shotgun sequence.
CGCTGATGTTAAATTAGTCAAATGGAATGATTCCCCTCATGTAGGTATGTACAACATGACTATGATCGATAATTTCTTTTCAGTTTCTAATGTCAGGTCTTTTCTGATCCGCTGTTCATGCATGGTCTCTAATTACTGTTTCTTGGAATTAACTGATCTGAGTATGTTATAAATGAAGTTTGATATTGACCTACATCCCATAATCTAGATAAACAGGGATTTGTTAATCAGTTAgtattttaagtttaaattgatGTAGTTGGGCGTTGGTGTcctaataataatcaaacttCACACATGTTGATTATGTGTGTTGGAATTTGTGACACAGTGAAGTACTTGTGCTTtctgtttatttaatttgacCTATAGCCGTATGTGacattgtaaaaatataataggTTACTAATTTGCTTGAAACTCTTGACAGTACTTTGCAATAATCTATCTTATCCAGAAATCTGGAAAAATCTGGAAAAACTGAATGAAATATAAAAgtctattgttttcattgttttgtggATGTCATCATATTCTGGCCCAGTTGTCTATTAAATGCACTTTacattggataaaaaaaaatgtgccattgcttTATCAGTTTGCTTTTGCTATTTAGATCTTTTCTCAGGATCTTGTTGATAGAACTGCCTTTGATTAATTGGCTGAAACTGTCATTTGGTGGTGGAGAAAACCATGGCTTTcctaattttctttaaattggGAACAGTAACTTTAGTATTTTAGTATCAAAACAGAGTATGCTTTGACCACCATTATGGGCATTGGCCATTGATTCATCTTGGtaggaattttttaaattaaggatTAGCGCCacaatttattgataaaatttcaATCTAGTACAGTAATAGTAAAGCTTGTACCAGGagcttttgttatttcattatGAGCATTGATATTTGATTTATCCTTATAAAACTAAACAAGACTGATTGATCTACTGTTTAGTTTTACATGGAATCCTGCTTAACAGTAAATGGTTTTTtcctttgtattattttctccCATTCTTAAACCAGAATTTTTATCTCTGCTCTAATTCAGAGCCAAGGCTTCTAGTATgccattaaaattttttgtgtcAGTTTAAACTTGTATTAAGTTAACCCCTGagtcttattttcttttatttagagGCAATGCTCCTGATATTCCAGTGAAATTTCTAGTACCAGTTCAAACTCATGTTGAGTTAACTCTGGAGTCTTCTTTTTCTCAATCTACAAAGCTAATGCTTCTTGTGTACCAATGCAATTTCTAACACCAATTTAAACATGTTGAGTTGAACtccatgttaattttttcttctaattttggttatcttttttcttccctcttatgtgtttttttttatttatttataatttctattattaaaaaactaaagaagTCTTTCATGTTGCTACCATATTGGCTCTCTCgaagatatatataattattctttttttttttttgtgatgtaTTTAATCATAAATGCCATTGGACAAATAGCTTTTCATTGTTGATATCTGCCCGTGATCAACTTCTGCGGACCTCAATTATCACTGTCTGCTAATACAATAGGTGTACACGGTGTATATTAAACTCTtggtttatcttttgatttacCTTGAGTTTGCAAGGGTGTATTAGAAAATGTTTGGTGTGTTTGAGTTTAGTAAATTATCACATATGGTGTTTTATATATTTGGTAATGTTATTATTTGAGATGTTTAATATACTGAATAGTCTTATACTATGTTAAATAATAAGCAAATCTatatatcatcaaaatccatgTGTTGTATCAGGGTGGTGTTGTTCTCattagatttatttaatatattatctttttttccaATCTTTGTCTCCTCCACCCATAGCTTTATTCAAAGATGGACATGATCatttattttagtttccatGATCTCTATAGGAATTTCGTCCTCACATTTGCTATTTCATCATTTGCAGCTCATTACAAAAACCACCAAGCCGAATACAAAGCTGCTTTAACAGAGTTCCTTAGCAAGACAATAACCGTATATTCTCAAAGTAGCCAATTGAAAAGGGAGACAACAGGAACCGGACACGGTCGTGATGATATATCAAAATCCGTTTGCCATCTTCAGAAAGCAGTTGGTAGCTCCAACAGGAGCCTACAAAGATTCGCGGTCGGGCCAAATGATCACTTCTATTTACCAAGTTCATTAGAGTACCACGAAACTAAAGACGCAGGTTCAGTGCCGGACGAACAAAAGGGCGGACTATTCCAAATGCAAAACCCGCCGGGTATCAATGCTCATAGTGTCTTGGGTCAAATGCTCTTCGACGTTTGTGTCCCTAAGAACATCGAAGGCTGGGACATAAAGCCATCCAAGTCCTCAAACAACATTCAGACGTTTGGTTCTTCCCGGCGACATTCTCCCTTCAATCCGATCAAATGCATAAGACGGTCGAAATTGTAGTAAGCTTGAAATGAATTGAGTGGAAATTTTTAGTTCGTCGTCGAATGTGAATATGACCAGTGATGATTTTGATTTACTGTCACTAATGTGATTAACGAACATCAAGTTGAGAATATATTACAAAGAGCTGTGCAACCGGAAAAGTGTATTTATGTTTGTGTGCAGGATGAATGTTTATAGCTTGTGTTATTTGCTGTTTGATCTTTTCTCAGGTTGTGTGGATAATACTATAATGGAATTTTTTTGTACATATGCTCTTACAAAATATTGATATTATAGCTTATATGTGGGATTATATTTATCGGAAGCTTGGGACAAGAAGTTTGTTAACAATTAGATTGAACATTAATTTCACTATCTTAAGTAGATTTTTTCACATCCAAAGCTGTTAAAGGGGGTTTTTTGTTGATTTCGTGTTTGAATATGTTTATTTCATCTAAATCTTTCATTTGATTAtgtctaatttttaatttctctaattgaataattttttttcttcttgattttgatgtgatctgtttattttgttaaatgtaTAGATTTTGGGTTATcataaaaagtaattttgtcGATTTATATCTGATCAATATCATATCGCACATCGTTTATTTGGTACGccagatgtgaaatagaataacaaaatactattcTATGGCTTATTTGGTGCGCATCAAATATACCATAGGATATGAGCTTTAATACAAAATCTTTAATACTGAAGTCTAAAcaataaactttaaattctaaaCCCTAAATGGTAGGGTTTAGGGATGGGTTTTCAGTTTAGGGTTTACGTCAGTATCCAAGTCATCCTCatataatatgataattttacataataagtttatataatatttttagaaagattACATAATTCATTCGGAAAAACTGTTCGGTTTAcataatatgatatttttatataataagtactacattattatataataggtttacataataaattaaaaacattccATCAACAACAAGTTGGCATTCAAGTCTAttatgtaaaaatatcattattataattagcAGATTTTTAGATaggaaataatttttataattcttatttttttaattttatttgattaaatttatctaTTAGTCATGCAGATCTCGTCTAACATTaatcatgctttttttttttcttttttctttttaatttaatcaacaGGATAGATGCTTGGAATTTATGTTATTTCTTTGATGAAGTAGACATTTGGAACGCCAGGACTTCAAACATAATAAAACatggataaataaatatgtatgtatgggtgtgtgtctatatatatatatatatatatatattaataacaaGATCAAAGGTCTACTTAACAAATTAAACAGGTCAATTACATGAGAAAGCGTGGCGTGAGGGTCAGGGATGAAACAGCGTGGGGAGGCGGCCTTTCATGCACCGGCACGTCTTTCCTCGTGCCTGAGATGGGGGATCGAGACTGAGGCAGCCCGACAGCTCGGGGCCATCTCGGGAGCCAATACCCTCACTCGTAAAAGGACCGATCTGCGAAATAAGCGCAAATGGTGGGTTAGGGCTACGTCCAGCCCAATTGTAATTGATGAATATTTCCAAATGTAGCGAacattatcattaattattacttAAGCTTGGTTTTAATTATAGTGATATTCAAACCACTTGCTATGGTcggagataaaataaataattaaataaataaataaataaataattcttttcattttgtctCCTCTATGACATATAATTATAACTTTTccatctaaataaaaaataattcagcATTATATTATTTCTCTTCTACATGGAAAAAACACTGGTCAAATATTTATCTTAATCAAACTTTGGAAGTCATCAGTGACGGAAAGTTAGCAATTAATCATCTATTTTAGCATCTTAATAACTTCATTAACATATCTTTCATTATAGGAATATGTTATGGCAACTTGAATAATAcctttttatgtattaattattttactacAAAGTGGTTAGTTAGGGTGGTTAGGGATTTGCATCATTGATAAccacttaatattttttaatttaaatcttaaataAATTGGAAAAAATGCATAGTAATACAAAAATTGTTTATTCTCTTCGTCCTTATATAAAAGTCCTATTCAAGTGTCTCTTTCTAGTAGtccttttattatattaaaaaagcatttattatatatatatatatattaaatttaccAATTTCTCTAAAAATAAGTATCGAATATATAGTGTGAGATATGCATCAAAAGTTaagagtaattttgaaaaatgaggtaaaatttataatgaattttgaaaactattttttttaattgaaaatatttgattattcAATATAATGacaaagagaataaaatattttttagccTATATGGTCATGAAGATTTGTGGagcttaaattaaaaaattatgtgatAGAATTCCGGAAGTGTCAGCTCATgattcaataatttatttatatatcatcaTAAAAGATTTTGAGGACATGtggaatttaaattaaaaaattaagttgaagttatttgtctatttatttattaaatcactACAGTTGGCAAAGGTGTTACATATCTTAAGTCCAAGATTTGGATCCACAAGATACTATGTTGCCTTTTGATTTAGTAGGAAACTTGAAGGCTTGAAATCTTGTGGTTTGGgccatttcaattattttattttattcatgttgGTTCATTTTTAAGCGTAttgaaaattcattaaaaaatttttaggtgattgtctccacttgtagtattaaattgatatatatatatatatttgataaatataataaacgTATATACAATTAGAAGCATGTGTATAAAAATACTAACAATGCGCTCTTGTATTCTGATTATACTAGCACATGGATTAAATTGTAAGCTCACTCCACCAATACGGTCAGTGGGTTTTAAAACTGGACAATAAAAGTCTCGTAAACAAAGTCTTATATAATGAGACCAGTATCATTGGATTAAAGACCCTTTTGTTTATAAAagaagacaaaataaaataacaacattGTCTTAAATTGGGTTGAAAGATGAAATGAGATggataaacatattaaaaaataaaaaataaaaaataaaataagtttttaaaaaagttcaaatcttttcatatattttttctcttcgtcaaaacaaaaagaattcaAAGTGAAAAATTTCCGCTTGACTTTGTAATCCGTCTAAATCATCtgctatttttataatatagaaTTAATCACTTTTTcttctactaaaaaatttacaacatcatcattattattattatttccaaaCTTTGTatgtactttaaaaaaaaaaattctgagtTTGAATTTTTGGAAAGAAAGCACACTCTCACCCTCGCGTCCCaatcggtttttatttttatttttatttttattttttatttttaataaaatagataaattatacatttattaaaagaaaagaaacagaatatatatatatatatatatcaaaaaataaagaaaactgaaacagaaaaaaatagacaaaaacCACTACAAGCTAGATGAGAATcaatttttgtttgataaataaaacataataaataaaatataatagattaAGTAAAAACTCTAGatatattttgattatgatcatatattcattttatgttttttttgaataaaagtggataaatcactgatttattaaaaaaaaaagaaagatggaaaacaaagaagataaaCAGAAAAGActgaaagaaaaatacaagagaCACTGAAACAAATAATTCTCACCTGAGATGAGGAGATCaaagaagaaataaagtagaataAGCTGGAAAGATGGGGAGAGCAACAAGACCAGCGAAGGCAACCGTTTGGAGACACAAGCTTGTCTTAGCTGTAAGGGGAAGTGGATTACTCCTGGTTCATGTTATACTTTGAATCGCTAGGAAGATCTATGACTCTTGCGCTCATGAAGCTAAGAGCGCGCTTAATCTTTTGTGAGTCTTCTAAAAAGGTTTGTTGATGCACATGGGAGGCTGGGCCAAAGGAGAGTGCTTGCATGACTTTTAAGAATAATAGTAAAGGGAGGTAAAGCGTTCGATTGAAAAAATCCTGATTTGTTTCGACTTGACAAATATGCAGGATAATGGCTCTGCTTGAGATCCCAGCAAAGTCCAAGATCTAGTGTTTAAGGATGGTAATCAGGAGGTTCATAAGCTAGGAATAGAAGGAGTAGTCTCGCTTAAACCAAAAGTATGAAAGAAGAAGTTCCAAATTCGATCCGTGAAATCGCATTCAACAAATAAACGTTCAACATTTTTCGAATCTTTGTGACAGAGGATGCATGTATCTATGGCGTTTTGGTTGCAACCTTTTCTAAAAAGGTTTATGAGTAAGAATTTTATCATTCCAAACAAACTAACAAAAGAGCGTGATTTTATTTGGGCAAGTGTACTTTCCAAagttattttatgtttttcacgctactttttttatcttatttgtttatttttttatccatttagTTATgtacttttaatattttaataaaacactGACATACACCTTTGGCTTGAGTTTCAGATTGCCTACCATACACCCGGACGTAAACGCATAATGGATAAGGTACAAGCaattttggaattttaattcaatttatatttacaaataaaaattctaaaaattaggAATGTTTAGGGATTGTATAAATGTGAAAGGGTTTGGTTGTGGATTGAAAGAGGTTGAGCATtactttgttttaaataaaataataataaaataataatgaataaaaacaaggataaaatataataatatttattagttatttggTCCAAGAAAGACGGCACCTGTGGAGGCAcgcaaagaaaagagaggaaaaaaagtCAACGTTTCTTTGCCGCTAATGTTTGACCAGCAGCCCTTGCCAGCAATGACACACACTGTTAAAAAGTCaaacttcattatttttattttttttttatcattttctttctaGAATATCTCATGTTTATACACAAGTAGCACAATCTCCATTGTTATTTTAGtgtcttatttatatatatatatatatataagcaatttGCTAGGGGCATCCACAGATAAGCATTATATGGGTGTCTCTCTAATAACTATTGAATTTAAATCTAACGACTTCTGATCATCCAGTGATATTAATAGTGGCTTCTAGAGTCTAATAAACGgtaaaaattgaaatatgtaatattataaacatttacaataaataatataaataacaatgtTATTAATggtttgataaataataaaaaataagatgcaCAATACAATAAAAAGTTACAAAGCCAAAAGTTCGATTTGCTATCCAGCTTCAAAATGAGCGTCCATCTTGATCTCGATAAATTTATCAATGGGATCGGACTGTCAGAGGATATGATTCACGAGATCTCGTTAATCGTATTGCTTTATATAGGCATTAACTCCcatttttctctaacttttttactttttattttatgggTGGACTTTCTACCCCAAAATTTAAtgctttctattttgtttttgtcctTGAAGTTTAAAGTCCttttctctatttaattttaataataaaaaaaattgaaaatagtgtattttaatgaataataaaatgttaaactaAAGAATTCTTTGAATTCAAAAACAATCTGATATGATATGACAAAAATTAtgtagagaaaataaaaaaagaaatatattaaaatttttaaaaaagaagtaaataagggtgaattttttttataaatatatttattaaaaaaaatgaaaaaaatccatatGTTCAACCAAGATCATTACACAAAATAGACAATTAAATCTaagtaataatataaaacaaattgtTGCAACAtagaaagagaaacaaaaagaatagtaatatatttaaataaaaacaaattttattctaaagctattatttatatttataaaatactcaaattattatttttgtttatttacctCTTTTGACACAGTTTTTTAAAAACtgaagttataaaaaataaatccgaaataaatctcttccaataaatgtttttcaaacataatgtgtataaaaatttgaatttgaaactatttatttaacaaCCTAAATTTTTACAGCTTGGACCAACATGGTTGGTATTCCCAAATTATtctaataaaatgaataaatatatgtatattattgatatataaatatatatactcatttTATGAAACTTATCTCTCGCCTGAAGTGTCTAGATTTTATAAGTAGAGACCCAAAAGACAAAAAGGACAGCATCAGAATCTAAAACAACTGAAACAGAActcattaaaacaaaatatctaatttatgttttttaaatttaaatttcctATTTTTATCTTTCCATTTTATAgcaataaataatacaaattcttcttctttcttcctcctACATTTTTAGTCTTCTCTTTTCCTCTCATTCTTTCTATAGAAGCTTTGTTTGTCTGGTCtttatcttccttttcttcttctttggttggCTAAGTCTTCTTTGTTTCTATTCTTCATATCATTACTATCATGCATATCTTTGTTTTGCAGTACATGTTTTGCTACTTTTTTTTAGCTAAATTTCCTTTCTCCATGTTCTTctaagcaagaaaaaaaatactagaagTTGTTTATCTTTCTGTTTGTTCTATGATATTGGAAACatggcttcttttccttcttcttcttcttcttcttcttcaagttcATGGATTAAATGGTTCAGAGAGAACTATGCAGCCCCATTAGAGTCAGTTCAGCAGCTATTGAGTGGTTCTTATGTAGTCTTGGTCTTCCTTTTGGCCCTTTTCATTGGAGCTCTCAAAggtataaaaaagaaaatcctcttttttttgagtttattctattctttgtttttgttttttttggattgTGAATTTGATgctggtttttgtttttctttgtagcTGTTGTGGTTGGACCAATTGCTGGGTTGCTGCTCATAATTGGGAACATTGGGGTTATAATTGGATTGTTTCCTGCTCATGTTGCTTGGACTGTTTACTCTCTTATCAAGTTAGCCCCTTTtccttttctcaatcttttaagaactttttttttgagtttattggttctgtatttattttctttcaaacattttttagttaattttgtcTATGATTGTTTCTGTGTTATGTTCTTTATTGTGATTGTTTGTGATTGGATTCTGATTTGCATTAGAAAAACAGTGGAAGTTTGTGAAGATTTGGGGGTTTCATTTATATGCTGAGGAAATTTGATACAATTactgatttttattgttatttgaaAGCTTAGTTTGTTGTTGTGCAGACTGATTTAAAGAATAGAGTTTTTGTAGTATTCGATGCTTTGAAGTAGAAAGTAAAAACTCTTTTACTTTGATTTATTACCTTCGCTTTCAAGCTTCAAAGTCATTCAACGAAATTTCTTTCATAACAAGCTCACACAAGGAACATTTTTTGTTACATCTTTTTTTTATCGAatgtgttttttctttcaaaaatgagtacaattgtataaaaatttcattaatgaATTTGAGTTTTAGGGACGCATGAACAAAATTGTAAGATGCCGAATGGATCCACTTTACATGATATAACATACATTTTTGGTGTTTCTTTACTCAATATAATAATCAAGATCGGCACATCCTGCTTTATCTGTCATTGCGCCTAAACCAAATCTATCAACTGAGCTTATAATTCAAGTTTCTGTAATTAAATGCAGGACAAAGTTAATCAATGCAGCTCTTAAATTCGCCTTTCTTCTGGCGCTGCCTGTAATTTTTCGGTCTCTGGTTAGCCCTTAGCATATTTGGGAGTGTTCTCGTCGGTGTTGGATATGGTTTTTTCACTCCATGGGTGTCTACTTTTGAAGCCTTCAGAAAGGATACCGACAAGGAAAAGTTTCTTCACAGCATTAAGGTACATTATAATTTTCTGATAAACATTCATTCACAACATTATTTTATGCTAGACTGTCGATCAATTGTTCGTTAATCATATAGGATGGAACATGGGGAACCATAAGAGGTAGTTGCACAGTGGTGAGAGATTTCGCCGATTTTTGCATTCACTCATACCCGCTCTACTTGAAAGAATTACGCGAAAGCACTGGTGAACAGTCACATTATTCAATCAGGTCTCAATATGAATGTAACACAAAAGCATCGCACATTAAAAAGCATGCAAATTATCTGTACTCACTGTCTAAAAATTTTGCAGGATTACTGAAGTTCCTGCATGTATCGTTGTAGGCCTTATGGGGCTAATTGTCGATGTCCCGCTTTACACAGCAATTGCAATAATTAAGAGTCCGTATTTGCTTTTGAAAGGTTGGCAGAGGTTGCTGCATGATCTTATAAGCGGAGAAGGACCATTCCTCGAAACTGCTTGTATTCCGATTGCTGGTTTAGTTATTCTCCTATGGCCCCTTTTCGTCATTGGGAGCATTTTGATGGCTATTATCTCAAGCATCTTCATTGGTCTTTATGGCGCTGTTGTTGTATATCAGGTCAgcaatttgttaaatatttttactcgGACTCCTTGTTTACTAATTTAACCGACGTGGGACTATTAGTTAGCGATCCGTAGACTAATGCTTAGTGTTTTCCTCAGGAGAGGTCTTTCAAGAGAGGAGTTGCTTATGTGATCGCTGTGGTTGCGGAGTTTGATGAGTACACTAATGATTGGCTATATCTAAGAGAAGGAACCATTCTGCCAAAGTAAATGTTCATCGAATTATAAAATTGTGTTCTTCGTAAAATGTAGTTTTGAGCTAATATTGATTCTGATTGTCCAGGCCTCGATATAGGAAAAAGAAACCATCTAACTCATCGGAACTTTCAGTTGGAGCTAATTCTGTGAAGGGGAAGGGAAATTCTGGTCCTTTTGACGCACCAGCAATGCTTGTGCCAAGCTTAGCTCCTTCAAGATCTGTTAGAGAAGTGATACAGGAAGTAAAAATGGTGCAGGTAAATTCTCATTTGTAATCCTTTGTGTTGTTTGTTCAATTTGCCATTATTATGTTTGCAGATTTGTACTCCTACCTCATTTGCAAAATTAACGGGTGAAAAAAAGTTGTGTTGTGCTGTACTTCAGATATTTGCCTATCAAATGAACCTTTCAAGATTTTTTCTGTAACATTAAACAGATATGGGAGGAGTTAATGATGTCACCggaaatgagaggaaaggaaCTTGTGGACGCGAACATTCTAACGTCCGAAATTTTAAGTGAGTGGTTGAAGACAAAGGGGAACAGCCACGACATTGTCGGTCTTGGGTTATCTTCTTATGCTTTACTGCACTCTCTGGTTTTCTCTGTAAACTCTGGGTCAACTGGAATTCTGCTGAGTAATGGTGTTGAACTTACTCATCTAAACCGTCCGCAAGACCGGCTTCTGGACTGGTTTTTCCATCCTGTCATGGTTTTAAAGGAGCAAATCAGAGTCATAAAAATGAGCAGCGATGAGCTAAGGTTCTTGGAGAAGCTAGTTCTCTTTACCGGTAATATTCCGAGTATCCATGACTTGGAATGTGGATCCTTAGTTCCTCAAGATGCTCTCCGATCTGCTCAAATTCAGGCCATCAGCAGAAGGTATGTACTCTGTCATCAAACCgatcaataattataattctaaTGTACTCTTTGGatcatgaatatatattatatgatcaCAGAACCGAAAATGTGGACTATTAATCTTTGAATTAATATCTTTCATGGTTTAGGGACAACTCATGCactcttaatttttttgcttcGACAAACTGCATGTGTTTTGGGTTCAGGGATGAAATGACTGAAATGGATACCGATTGTTATAAGAGCTTATACATTATAAGAAATTATCGAACAATGCACAATGTAATAAATGTTGTATGAGCAAATGATTATAAAATTCGGTTATATTGAGTTGTTCTTGATTGCTGCAGGTTGGTTGGAATGACTAGGAGTATATCCAAGTTTCCGACTTACAGGAGGAGATACCGACAAGTTATTAAGGTGTTATTATGTTATTCCCTTGGTAGAGAATGTCCTCAAGGGATGCCAATATCTCATTCGAACAGATTGAACAAATCAAACAGATCAAACAGATCAGGCTCTTCGGTCGAAATCGTTCCCGCAGATGTTTAACTAGAGTTTATTCCACTTTGTACATTGATTTTTGTCGTCGTTGTTGTCGATACTTGGTGTGTTTAGACCTGTTTTTatacttagttttttttttcgatAATTTACCGGGTATGTATCTCATTGTCACTTGGATTGATTGGAACATAATCATGTAGAATTTGAGTGTAATCTGACTGAAATATACAGGATATGAATCCATGAAGGTCAATCaaacattttgtttttcatttaggCTTTAGAAcacacatatattttattaatcaacTTAAATATTGTGTTTAATCAAGTCTTAATCCAAAGATAagcttttaaattattatttaatcaagcAAGCAGGGCTAAAACTCCAACAAGAGGAGCAGTTGTAACGGTGGCTGGTTCAGCTTGCTGGTAGTTTGACCTGCTGTCAGTGTAACTGTCACCGGCGTCAGGGCCGCCGACCACCGCGCCGTCAATCACGTTCGGATTGGGTGCGTTCCGGTTGAACCATGAGTCGAACCCACCGTTGCATGTGACACGGGCCCGATCCTTCTTGATCGAAACTATTGATGCGGCTCGGTGGTGCACCTGACCCGGATATACCTGGCTGAACCCAACCAT
It includes:
- the LOC120263983 gene encoding LOW QUALITY PROTEIN: uncharacterized membrane protein At3g27390-like (The sequence of the model RefSeq protein was modified relative to this genomic sequence to represent the inferred CDS: deleted 1 base in 1 codon) is translated as MASFPSSSSSSSSSSWIKWFRENYAAPLESVQQLLSGSYVVLVFLLALFIGALKAVVVGPIAGLLLIIGNIGVIIGLFPAHVAWTVYSLIKTKLINAALKFAFLLALPVIFGLWLALSIFGSVLVGVGYGFFTPWVSTFEAFRKDTDKEKFLHSIKDGTWGTIRGSCTVVRDFADFCIHSYPLYLKELRESTGEQSHYSIRITEVPACIVVGLMGLIVDVPLYTAIAIIKSPYLLLKGWQRLLHDLISGEGPFLETACIPIAGLVILLWPLFVIGSILMAIISSIFIGLYGAVVVYQERSFKRGVAYVIAVVAEFDEYTNDWLYLREGTILPKPRYRKKKPSNSSELSVGANSVKGKGNSGPFDAPAMLVPSLAPSRSVREVIQEVKMVQIWEELMMSPEMRGKELVDANILTSEILSEWLKTKGNSHDIVGLGLSSYALLHSLVFSVNSGSTGILLSNGVELTHLNRPQDRLLDWFFHPVMVLKEQIRVIKMSSDELRFLEKLVLFTGNIPSIHDLECGSLVPQDALRSAQIQAISRRLVGMTRSISKFPTYRRRYRQVIKVLLCYSLGRECPQGMPISHSNRLNKSNRSNRSGSSVEIVPADV